From Opitutia bacterium, a single genomic window includes:
- a CDS encoding efflux RND transporter periplasmic adaptor subunit translates to MSSATPKPIAVPSAASTKKKSRKRLWIILGIVAVSAVVIAAGVAKGKAGEKPTQVTIEKAVVKTITHIVTATGKVQPETEVKISPEVAGELIQIPVVEGQTVKKGDLLVRIKPDFYKAQLEQQEASLSSARASSVLSQARLTKAEQDFKQANDLYQKNLISDADFTSARTNLNVAKADYESSLAQIRRTEGSVDQSRDQLNKTTIYSPMDGSISSLTSEVGERVVGTNQFAGTEIMRIADLTNMEVRVKVNENDIINVKVGDHSIVMVDAFPGRRFEGKVAEISSSALTAGSSSNNAAALAASASDEVTNFLVKIRITDKDVTLRPGMSATVDIETETVANVVAVPIQSVTVRAEGGKTTEELQQQKSKEAKERSGNDLEVETEKRNARREVEKLQRVVFIRQGDKVVMRKVETGLADNSHIEVKSGVKSGEEVVSGSYAAISRKLKDGARVMLETPKKEENK, encoded by the coding sequence ATGTCCTCCGCCACCCCCAAGCCCATTGCGGTTCCGTCCGCCGCCTCGACCAAAAAGAAGTCGCGCAAACGCCTCTGGATCATCCTCGGCATCGTTGCGGTCTCCGCCGTCGTGATCGCCGCCGGCGTCGCCAAGGGCAAAGCGGGCGAGAAGCCGACGCAGGTCACCATCGAGAAGGCCGTGGTGAAAACCATCACGCACATCGTCACCGCCACCGGCAAGGTCCAGCCCGAGACCGAGGTGAAGATTTCGCCCGAAGTGGCCGGCGAACTGATCCAGATCCCCGTAGTGGAAGGACAGACGGTCAAAAAGGGCGACCTGCTCGTCCGCATCAAACCCGACTTCTACAAGGCACAGCTCGAGCAGCAGGAGGCATCCCTCTCCTCGGCCCGGGCCAGCTCCGTGCTGAGTCAGGCGCGCCTCACGAAGGCGGAGCAGGACTTCAAGCAGGCGAACGACCTCTACCAGAAGAACCTCATCTCGGATGCGGATTTCACGTCCGCCCGCACGAACCTCAACGTCGCCAAGGCCGACTACGAGTCCTCCCTCGCGCAAATCCGCCGCACCGAAGGTTCCGTCGACCAATCGCGCGACCAGCTCAACAAGACCACCATCTACTCCCCGATGGACGGCTCGATCAGCTCGCTCACCAGCGAGGTCGGCGAGCGCGTCGTCGGCACCAACCAGTTCGCCGGCACCGAGATCATGCGCATCGCGGACCTCACGAACATGGAAGTGCGCGTGAAGGTCAACGAGAACGACATCATCAACGTCAAGGTCGGCGACCACTCCATCGTGATGGTCGACGCGTTCCCGGGTCGCCGCTTCGAGGGCAAGGTCGCGGAGATTTCCAGCTCCGCGCTGACCGCCGGCTCCAGCAGCAACAACGCCGCCGCTCTCGCCGCCTCCGCCTCGGACGAAGTGACGAACTTCCTGGTCAAGATCCGCATCACCGACAAGGACGTGACGCTCCGCCCGGGCATGAGCGCCACCGTCGACATCGAGACCGAGACCGTCGCCAACGTCGTCGCGGTTCCCATTCAATCCGTCACCGTTCGCGCCGAAGGCGGCAAGACCACCGAGGAACTCCAGCAGCAGAAATCCAAGGAAGCCAAGGAGCGCTCCGGCAACGACCTCGAAGTCGAGACCGAGAAACGCAACGCCCGCCGCGAAGTCGAAAAGCTCCAGCGCGTCGTCTTCATCCGCCAAGGTGACAAAGTCGTCATGCGCAAGGTCGAGACCGGCCTCGCCGACAACAGCCACATCGAGGTGAAGTCCGGCGTGAAGTCCGGCGAAGAAGTCGTCTCCGGCAGCTACGCCGCCATCAGCCGCAAGCTCAAGGACGGCGCCCGCGTGATGCTCGAAACGCCCAAGAAGGAAGAAAACAAGTAA
- a CDS encoding ABC transporter ATP-binding protein — protein MSSASPSSSPAVERVYRTPGPLVIDIEGVTKLYRMGEETVHALRGVALKVHRNEYLAIMGPSGSGKSTLMNMLGCLDTPTSGHYQFAGKDVSAMTDDELAEIRNREIGFVFQTFNLLPRSTSLANVELPLIYAGIGPQERREKAMQALHNVGLGERMSHKPNELSGGQRQRVAIARALVNNPSIILADEPTGNLDSRTGEEIMQLFEDLYAQGNTIIVVTHEEDIARHARRIVRLRDGLIESDVRQT, from the coding sequence ATGTCCTCCGCCTCCCCCTCCAGTTCACCCGCGGTCGAGCGCGTCTACCGCACGCCGGGCCCCCTCGTCATCGACATCGAAGGCGTGACCAAGCTCTACCGCATGGGCGAGGAGACGGTCCACGCCCTCCGCGGCGTCGCCCTCAAGGTCCATCGCAACGAATACCTCGCCATCATGGGCCCGTCGGGCTCCGGCAAGTCGACGCTGATGAACATGCTCGGCTGTCTCGATACGCCCACCAGCGGACACTACCAGTTCGCCGGCAAGGATGTCTCGGCCATGACCGACGACGAACTCGCGGAGATCCGCAATCGCGAGATCGGTTTCGTCTTCCAGACGTTCAACCTCCTCCCGCGCTCCACCTCGCTCGCCAACGTCGAGCTCCCGCTCATCTACGCCGGCATCGGCCCGCAGGAGCGACGCGAGAAAGCCATGCAGGCGCTCCACAACGTCGGCCTCGGCGAGCGCATGAGCCACAAGCCCAACGAGCTCTCCGGCGGCCAACGCCAGCGCGTCGCCATCGCCCGCGCGCTCGTTAACAATCCCTCGATCATCCTCGCGGACGAGCCGACGGGTAACCTCGACTCCCGCACCGGCGAGGAAATCATGCAGCTCTTCGAGGACCTCTACGCGCAGGGCAACACCATCATCGTCGTCACGCACGAGGAGGACATCGCCCGCCACGCCCGCCGCATCGTCCGTCTGCGCGACGGTCTGATCGAGTCCGACGTGCGTCAGACCTGA
- a CDS encoding ABC transporter permease: protein MKRLIYEFNESVRIAWAQIRANKMRSVLTALGVIIGIVAVTLMGTAIRGIDKGFENSLAMLGEDVLYVQKWPWTGAEDWWNYVNRPNPQAREAAALNRIIAASDKSELLFAVPFAGRSSAVKFGDVRISGVFTGGTEAEYAQLTGTEYAEGRMFNDAEAGSGRQVCTLGFDVAEALFQGRSPLGQTVAINGQPFEVIGVFAKQGEFLGMFSMDNFVLVPLNAYAKYNSIRRGVDIRVKIADKTRLAEAKEELVGAMRRVRGQQPGERDNFTINEQQAFKAQLDPVKNGIALAGLFITGLSLFVGAIGIMNITFVSVKERTKEIGTRKALGARRRSILMQFLVEAVSICLIGGVIGMGISFSLFLAVREAAPNFPVAFSPDLVVISVMVSVITGVVSGFAPAWGASRLDPVVALRYE from the coding sequence ATGAAACGCCTCATCTACGAGTTCAACGAATCCGTCCGCATCGCGTGGGCGCAGATTCGCGCGAACAAGATGCGCTCCGTCCTCACCGCGCTCGGCGTCATCATCGGCATCGTCGCGGTCACGCTGATGGGCACCGCGATTCGCGGCATCGACAAGGGCTTCGAAAACAGCCTCGCGATGCTCGGCGAAGACGTCCTCTACGTGCAGAAATGGCCCTGGACCGGCGCGGAGGACTGGTGGAATTACGTCAACCGCCCGAATCCGCAGGCGCGCGAAGCCGCGGCGTTGAACCGCATCATCGCCGCCAGCGACAAGTCCGAGCTGCTCTTCGCCGTGCCTTTCGCCGGTCGTTCGAGCGCGGTGAAATTCGGCGATGTCCGCATCAGCGGCGTCTTCACCGGCGGCACCGAGGCGGAATACGCCCAGCTCACCGGCACCGAATACGCCGAGGGCCGCATGTTCAACGACGCCGAAGCCGGCAGCGGGCGCCAGGTCTGCACGCTGGGGTTCGATGTCGCCGAGGCGCTCTTCCAAGGCCGCTCGCCGCTGGGGCAAACGGTGGCGATCAATGGCCAGCCCTTCGAAGTCATCGGCGTGTTCGCGAAGCAGGGCGAGTTTCTCGGCATGTTCAGCATGGATAATTTCGTGCTCGTGCCGCTGAACGCCTACGCGAAATACAATTCCATCCGCCGCGGCGTCGATATCCGCGTCAAGATCGCCGACAAAACCCGCCTCGCCGAGGCGAAGGAGGAACTCGTCGGTGCGATGCGCCGCGTGCGCGGCCAGCAACCGGGCGAGCGCGACAATTTCACCATCAACGAGCAACAGGCGTTCAAGGCGCAGCTCGATCCCGTGAAGAACGGCATCGCGCTGGCCGGCCTGTTCATCACCGGGCTGTCGCTCTTCGTGGGAGCCATCGGCATCATGAACATCACGTTCGTGTCGGTGAAGGAGCGCACGAAGGAGATCGGCACGCGCAAGGCCCTCGGCGCGCGCCGCCGCAGCATCCTCATGCAATTTCTCGTCGAGGCCGTCTCGATCTGCCTCATCGGCGGCGTCATCGGCATGGGCATCTCGTTCTCGCTCTTCCTCGCGGTGCGCGAGGCGGCGCCGAACTTCCCCGTGGCATTCTCGCCCGACCTCGTCGTCATCAGCGTGATGGTGTCGGTCATCACTGGCGTCGTCTCCGGATTCGCACCGGCGTGGGGCGCCTCGCGTCTCGATCCCGTCGTAGCCCTGCGTTACGAGTAA
- a CDS encoding ABC transporter permease — protein MQLSEIFKMAFGSLGVNKLRSVLTMLGITIGVFSVIGVMTTVTAMRSSIETGLSFLGSNIFQFAKYPVFGGGGPEGRRRYQMRRDITLDQALRYKREMEGIADVICLKVFDDGGQATYGGRKTTPDVRFGGSDENFVTANQFDVQIGRNFTPGDIELSRPVVIIGQDIVTKLFPAENALGKTIKIKERTYIVIGVFAPKGQAFGGSSDNIAIVPITRFFADYGAERRSISIATQAPTQQVYNETLDKAITVMRTVRGLQAEKENDFEVYSNDSLIAAFAKVADAVAAGSFVISGIALLAAGVGIMNIMLVSVTERTKEIGIRKSIGARKKNILTQFLVEAVVISLAGGLVGILLGVAAGNGLAMMLNASVVFPWNWAFIGILVCSGIGVGFGFYPAWKASSLDPIEALRFE, from the coding sequence ATGCAACTCTCCGAAATCTTCAAGATGGCCTTCGGGTCGCTGGGCGTGAACAAGCTCCGCTCGGTGCTGACCATGCTGGGCATCACCATCGGCGTGTTTTCCGTCATCGGCGTGATGACGACCGTCACGGCGATGCGCTCGTCGATTGAGACCGGCCTGAGCTTCCTCGGCTCGAACATTTTCCAGTTCGCCAAATACCCCGTGTTCGGCGGCGGCGGTCCGGAAGGGCGCCGGCGTTACCAGATGCGCCGCGACATCACGCTCGACCAAGCGCTGCGCTACAAACGCGAGATGGAAGGCATCGCGGACGTCATCTGCCTGAAGGTCTTCGACGATGGCGGCCAGGCGACCTACGGCGGCCGCAAGACCACGCCCGATGTCCGCTTCGGCGGCAGCGACGAAAATTTCGTCACCGCGAACCAGTTCGACGTCCAGATCGGCCGCAACTTCACGCCGGGCGACATCGAGCTGTCGCGCCCGGTCGTGATCATCGGCCAGGACATCGTCACCAAGCTTTTCCCCGCGGAAAATGCACTCGGGAAGACGATCAAGATCAAGGAGCGCACCTACATCGTCATCGGTGTGTTCGCGCCTAAGGGACAAGCCTTCGGCGGCAGTTCGGACAACATCGCCATCGTCCCGATCACGCGCTTCTTCGCCGACTACGGAGCCGAGCGCCGCTCCATCAGCATCGCGACGCAGGCGCCGACGCAGCAGGTTTACAACGAGACGCTCGACAAGGCCATCACGGTCATGCGCACGGTGCGCGGCCTGCAGGCGGAAAAGGAAAACGACTTCGAGGTCTACTCCAACGATTCGCTCATCGCCGCCTTCGCCAAGGTCGCCGATGCGGTCGCCGCGGGTTCGTTTGTCATCTCGGGCATTGCGCTGCTCGCGGCCGGCGTCGGCATCATGAACATCATGCTCGTGTCGGTTACGGAGCGGACGAAGGAAATCGGCATCCGGAAGTCGATCGGCGCGCGTAAGAAGAATATCCTCACCCAGTTCCTCGTCGAAGCCGTCGTGATTTCACTCGCGGGCGGCTTGGTCGGCATCCTGCTCGGCGTCGCGGCGGGCAATGGCCTCGCCATGATGCTGAACGCCTCGGTCGTGTTCCCTTGGAATTGGGCCTTCATCGGCATTCTCGTCTGCTCCGGCATCGGCGTGGGCTTCGGTTTTTATCCGGCGTGGAAAGCGTCGTCGCTCGATCCGATCGAGGCGCTGCGATTCGAGTAG